A window of Sutcliffiella cohnii contains these coding sequences:
- a CDS encoding tetraprenyl-beta-curcumene synthase family protein: protein MKIPTHPISLMKRVYRDVFPIVYRELSYWKARAEKIPNDELRTQALASIETKTFHCEGGAILSLLSEDELEKCIKFIVAYQTISDYLDNLCDRSTSLDPIDFRALHDAMPDALTVGAPIKNYYAYREDQEDGGYLADLVLACQSVLKENKHYASIRQELLQLANYYCDLQVHKHVAEEERVPRLQKWFTENKSTLPEMEWYEFSACSGSTLGIFCLVSSSFHQSFQLEHGKRIVKGYFPYIQGLHILLDYFIDQEEDQLGGDLNFCFYYPDETKLLERLQHFLEKADEFTAGLPNEKFHRLINRGLLGVYLSDRKVAERKEVSTLAKKIIRSSGGTAFFFYVNGRAYRTIQKWRKSS, encoded by the coding sequence TTGAAGATTCCTACCCATCCAATTAGTCTAATGAAGCGAGTTTATAGAGATGTATTCCCAATTGTCTACCGTGAATTAAGTTATTGGAAAGCGAGAGCAGAAAAAATCCCTAATGATGAATTACGGACGCAAGCATTAGCTAGTATTGAAACAAAGACGTTTCATTGCGAAGGTGGGGCAATTCTTTCATTATTATCAGAAGATGAACTAGAAAAGTGTATTAAATTTATTGTAGCCTACCAAACGATTAGTGATTACTTAGATAATTTGTGTGACAGAAGTACATCACTAGATCCTATCGATTTTCGAGCTTTACATGATGCAATGCCTGATGCACTAACAGTAGGCGCACCGATAAAAAATTATTATGCCTATAGAGAGGATCAAGAGGATGGGGGTTACTTAGCTGATCTCGTTCTTGCTTGTCAATCGGTGTTAAAGGAAAATAAACATTATGCCAGTATTCGGCAAGAGCTATTACAGTTAGCGAACTACTATTGTGATTTACAAGTGCATAAACATGTAGCGGAAGAAGAAAGAGTCCCAAGATTGCAAAAGTGGTTTACTGAAAATAAAAGTACACTGCCTGAAATGGAGTGGTATGAATTTTCTGCTTGCTCAGGTTCCACTTTAGGAATTTTCTGCTTAGTTTCTTCTTCTTTCCATCAATCATTTCAATTAGAGCATGGCAAGCGAATTGTGAAAGGTTATTTTCCGTATATTCAAGGGCTACATATTTTATTAGATTATTTTATTGATCAAGAAGAGGACCAACTTGGTGGAGATTTGAATTTTTGTTTTTACTACCCAGATGAGACAAAACTTTTGGAACGACTCCAGCACTTTTTAGAAAAGGCAGATGAGTTTACTGCAGGACTACCAAACGAAAAATTTCATCGATTAATAAATCGAGGGTTGCTTGGTGTGTATTTGTCGGATCGTAAAGTAGCTGAACGTAAGGAAGTATCTACGTTGGCGAAAAAAATTATCCGCTCTAGCGGAGGAACAGCCTTCTTCTTCTATGTAAATGGACGAGCATATCGGACGATACAAAAATGGAGGAAGTCTTCCTAA
- a CDS encoding TIGR01212 family radical SAM protein (This family includes YhcC from E. coli K-12, an uncharacterized radical SAM protein.), whose translation MKVNNPFPYSNEDKRYHTWNYHLRNHFGHKVFKVALDGGFDCPNRDGTVAHGGCTFCSVAGSGDFAGNRADDLITQFNEIKNKMHQKWKDGKYMAYFQAFTNTHAPVEELREKFEAVLELEGVVGLSIATRPDCLPDDVVEYLAELNKRTYLWVELGLQTVHERTALFINRAHDFKCYVEGVEKLRKHGIRVCSHIINGLPLEDYDMMMETAKAVAKLDVQGIKIHLLHLLKGTPMVKQYEKGMLQFLSQEDYVNLVVDQLEIIPPEMIVHRITGDGPIELMVGPMWSVNKWSVLNNIDAELKRRNSYQGKYYKRKEVVQ comes from the coding sequence ATGAAAGTAAATAATCCGTTTCCATATTCAAATGAAGATAAACGGTACCATACATGGAATTATCACTTACGAAACCATTTCGGACATAAAGTATTTAAAGTAGCGTTAGATGGAGGCTTTGATTGTCCAAATCGGGATGGCACCGTTGCACATGGTGGTTGTACTTTTTGTAGTGTTGCAGGTTCTGGTGATTTTGCTGGAAATCGAGCAGATGACCTAATTACTCAATTTAATGAAATTAAAAATAAAATGCATCAAAAATGGAAAGACGGAAAGTATATGGCCTACTTCCAAGCTTTTACGAACACACACGCACCTGTCGAAGAGCTCCGAGAAAAATTCGAAGCTGTATTAGAACTTGAAGGGGTTGTTGGCCTTTCTATTGCAACACGTCCGGATTGCCTTCCAGACGATGTTGTCGAATATTTAGCGGAATTAAATAAAAGGACCTATTTATGGGTTGAACTAGGGTTACAAACGGTACACGAACGGACAGCTCTTTTCATTAATCGAGCACATGATTTCAAATGTTATGTGGAAGGGGTAGAAAAATTACGTAAACACGGAATACGGGTTTGTTCTCATATTATTAACGGGCTACCACTTGAAGATTATGACATGATGATGGAAACAGCAAAAGCTGTGGCCAAGCTTGATGTACAAGGGATTAAAATTCATTTACTTCACCTACTCAAAGGAACTCCTATGGTAAAGCAATATGAAAAAGGAATGTTGCAATTCCTTTCACAAGAAGATTACGTAAACCTTGTCGTTGATCAACTGGAGATTATTCCTCCTGAGATGATTGTGCATCGAATAACAGGTGATGGCCCTATTGAACTGATGGTAGGACCTATGTGGAGTGTTAATAAATGGTCCGTATTAAATAATATCGATGCAGAACTAAAAAGACGCAATAGCTATCAAGGTAAATACTATAAGCGAAAAGAAGTGGTCCAATGA
- a CDS encoding alpha/beta fold hydrolase: protein MRQWLTTADNKKGTIVIVHSALDYHGRYELLIKFFNRSGFHVIMGDLPGQGLSTRRKGHIESFEEYINEVDKWVKQAYLLEPPVFVYGHSIGGLAVIRTLQKRQDLLIQGVILSSPSLELSKKPSKGIELFAKGLDKIKPSLLISTGLSIEDVTRNEEMYLIGREDAKYSAKISVHWYREVTNAMKLAFNEQDYFPYELPLLVLQAGDDQVVEKESTIQWFDRLASINKSYREFNGLYHELFNEPERKQVYRHILAFLQLNLEGSD from the coding sequence GTGAGACAATGGTTAACAACTGCTGATAACAAAAAAGGTACAATTGTAATTGTACATAGTGCTTTAGATTATCACGGACGATATGAATTACTTATTAAATTTTTCAACCGTTCTGGTTTTCATGTCATAATGGGTGATCTTCCTGGTCAAGGGTTATCGACTAGAAGGAAAGGTCATATAGAAAGCTTTGAGGAATATATAAATGAAGTGGATAAATGGGTAAAGCAAGCATATTTATTAGAACCGCCAGTATTTGTATATGGCCATAGCATTGGCGGGCTTGCTGTTATTAGAACGTTACAAAAAAGACAGGATTTATTAATTCAAGGTGTTATATTATCATCCCCAAGCCTCGAACTTTCTAAAAAACCTAGCAAAGGGATAGAATTGTTTGCGAAGGGATTAGATAAAATTAAGCCTTCGTTACTAATCTCGACAGGATTAAGTATAGAAGATGTTACAAGAAATGAAGAGATGTATCTTATTGGGAGAGAGGACGCGAAATATAGTGCCAAAATCTCCGTTCATTGGTATCGAGAAGTAACGAACGCAATGAAATTAGCTTTTAATGAACAAGATTATTTTCCTTACGAATTACCACTTTTAGTGTTGCAAGCGGGTGACGATCAAGTGGTGGAAAAAGAATCTACTATTCAATGGTTCGATCGTTTAGCGAGTATAAATAAAAGTTATCGTGAATTTAACGGTTTATATCATGAGCTCTTTAATGAACCAGAAAGAAAACAAGTGTATCGCCATATCCTTGCATTTTTACAATTGAACTTGGAAGGAAGTGATTAA
- the qoxB gene encoding cytochrome aa3 quinol oxidase subunit I gives MEFFERFAIPHPSPAIYASMVAIGITVIAIIAGLTYFKKWGYLWREWLTTVDHKRIGIMYLISALLMLFRGGVDAIMMRAQLAVPENTVLDAQHYNEVFTTHGVVMIMFMAMPFIIALMNYVVPLQIGARDVAFPRLNALSFWLFFMGAMLFNISFVIGGSPDAGWTSYFPLAGTEFSKSVGTNYYMIALQIAGLGTLMTGINFIATILKMRAPGMTLMKMPMFTWSALITNVIIVFAFPVLTVALAMGTMDRLFATNFFTSDNGGMDMLWANLFWVWGHPEVYILILPAFGIYSEVISTFARRNLYGYKSMVWSMVIISLLSFTVWVHHFYTMGQGALVNSIFSITTMAIAVPTGVKIFNWLLTLWKGKIEVTTPMLYSLLFIPIFTIGGVTGVMLGMSAADYQYHNTMFLVAHFHLVIIPGVVFAMLAGLTFYWPKMFGFMLNEKIGKISAWIIAISTLVAFMPMFISGLDGQARRMYTYSESTGFTIWNMISFVGAIGLAIGFILIVYNIYYSIRYAPRNVGSDPWNARSLEWATPSPVPEYNFAIVPNVKSSQALWDAKKHGHELFKGKIEKIHMPNNSGVPFIMASIFFIWGFSFIFAMWIPLILSTIAIFACMAYQSFEKDDGRYISVEEVKETEEKLGGTKI, from the coding sequence ATGGAATTCTTTGAAAGATTTGCCATACCTCATCCAAGTCCCGCAATATATGCGTCGATGGTTGCGATAGGTATTACTGTTATTGCGATAATAGCAGGGTTGACGTACTTTAAAAAATGGGGCTACTTATGGAGAGAATGGCTTACAACTGTTGACCATAAAAGAATCGGTATCATGTACCTTATTTCTGCTCTGTTAATGTTATTCCGTGGTGGTGTGGACGCGATTATGATGCGTGCACAGCTAGCGGTACCAGAAAACACAGTACTAGATGCACAACACTATAATGAAGTCTTTACAACTCATGGAGTTGTTATGATTATGTTCATGGCGATGCCTTTCATTATTGCATTAATGAACTACGTTGTACCGCTACAAATTGGAGCAAGAGATGTAGCATTCCCAAGACTGAATGCACTTAGCTTTTGGTTATTCTTTATGGGCGCAATGTTATTTAATATATCATTCGTCATCGGGGGCTCTCCTGATGCAGGATGGACTTCTTATTTCCCATTAGCGGGTACCGAGTTTAGTAAATCTGTCGGTACGAATTATTATATGATCGCTCTTCAGATTGCTGGATTAGGTACGCTAATGACAGGTATTAACTTTATTGCAACTATATTAAAAATGCGTGCACCAGGCATGACACTAATGAAAATGCCTATGTTTACATGGTCTGCTCTAATTACTAACGTTATCATCGTATTTGCTTTCCCGGTTTTAACTGTAGCACTAGCGATGGGAACGATGGACCGTTTGTTTGCAACAAATTTCTTTACATCAGATAATGGTGGGATGGATATGCTTTGGGCCAATCTGTTCTGGGTTTGGGGACATCCTGAAGTTTATATTTTAATCTTGCCAGCTTTCGGTATATATAGTGAAGTTATTTCAACTTTCGCTAGACGTAACCTTTACGGATATAAGTCAATGGTTTGGTCGATGGTTATCATCTCACTATTGTCGTTTACCGTTTGGGTACACCATTTCTATACGATGGGGCAAGGAGCATTAGTAAATAGTATTTTCTCTATTACAACAATGGCAATCGCAGTGCCAACAGGTGTTAAAATCTTTAACTGGTTACTTACACTTTGGAAAGGGAAAATCGAAGTTACTACTCCAATGCTATACTCATTACTATTTATTCCGATTTTTACAATTGGTGGAGTAACTGGAGTTATGCTAGGGATGTCTGCAGCTGACTATCAATATCATAATACGATGTTCTTAGTAGCTCACTTCCATTTAGTAATTATTCCAGGTGTTGTATTTGCGATGTTAGCAGGGCTAACGTTTTATTGGCCGAAAATGTTTGGCTTTATGCTTAACGAAAAAATCGGAAAAATTTCCGCGTGGATTATTGCTATAAGTACACTTGTGGCGTTTATGCCGATGTTTATTTCAGGTTTAGACGGTCAAGCGCGTAGAATGTACACGTATTCTGAATCAACTGGCTTTACAATTTGGAATATGATTTCTTTTGTTGGGGCAATTGGTCTAGCAATTGGATTTATTCTAATAGTATATAACATTTATTACAGCATTCGTTATGCACCGAGAAATGTCGGCTCAGACCCTTGGAATGCACGTTCATTAGAGTGGGCAACACCAAGTCCAGTACCTGAGTACAACTTTGCAATTGTTCCAAACGTAAAATCAAGTCAAGCATTATGGGATGCTAAAAAGCATGGTCATGAGCTATTTAAAGGTAAAATTGAAAAAATTCACATGCCAAATAATAGTGGCGTTCCATTTATAATGGCTAGCATTTTCTTTATTTGGGGATTCTCGTTCATATTTGCGATGTGGATACCTTTAATCCTTTCGACAATAGCTATCTTTGCATGTATGGCTTATCAGTCATTTGAAAAAGACGATGGCCGATATATATCTGTAGAAGAAGTAAAAGAAACAGAAGAAAAATTGGGAGGTACAAAAATATGA
- a CDS encoding glycogen biosynthesis protein GlgD, with product MKKRSKQNNPEQKTKNGVNNKVEAAADYNVVKDVKEKNSKKAQPVRSDHHNGH from the coding sequence ATGAAAAAACGTTCCAAGCAAAACAATCCCGAACAAAAGACAAAAAACGGTGTGAACAATAAAGTAGAGGCAGCAGCTGACTACAATGTTGTAAAAGACGTGAAAGAAAAGAATAGTAAAAAGGCTCAACCTGTTCGTTCTGATCATCATAATGGACATTAA
- the qoxC gene encoding cytochrome aa3 quinol oxidase subunit III has protein sequence MKIDHSLPLEYSTEENRLKILGFWIFLGAEIMLFATLFASYFVLVDRTGNGPSGAEIFEITPVLIETILLLTSSFTIGLAIHAMRLGRQKAMLAFFGITLVLGLAFLGVEIYEFFHYVHVGAGLQTSAFTAILLTTLGTHGAHVAFGLVWGLFIMLQVKKHGLTSKTANKSFIFSLYWHFLDVVWIFIFSFVYLKGMM, from the coding sequence ATGAAAATAGATCATTCACTCCCTCTTGAATATAGTACGGAAGAAAATCGTTTGAAAATATTAGGCTTTTGGATTTTTCTGGGTGCGGAAATTATGCTTTTCGCAACGCTATTTGCATCGTACTTCGTTTTAGTCGATCGCACTGGCAATGGGCCATCGGGTGCAGAAATATTTGAAATAACACCTGTATTAATCGAAACTATTTTATTATTAACAAGTAGTTTTACGATTGGTCTTGCTATTCATGCAATGAGACTTGGTAGACAAAAAGCGATGCTAGCTTTCTTCGGAATTACATTAGTTTTAGGTTTAGCGTTCCTAGGAGTGGAGATTTATGAATTCTTCCATTATGTACATGTAGGAGCGGGCCTGCAAACTAGTGCATTTACAGCGATCCTACTAACGACTTTAGGGACGCACGGAGCCCACGTGGCGTTTGGGTTAGTATGGGGATTATTTATCATGCTTCAAGTTAAAAAGCATGGTTTGACATCAAAAACAGCTAATAAGTCGTTTATCTTTTCATTGTATTGGCATTTCTTAGACGTAGTCTGGATTTTCATCTTCAGCTTCGTCTACTTGAAAGGAATGATGTGA
- a CDS encoding YtzC family protein: MATRDSVEQFIQQCEDAIRYAEDQYSNAEQQEHYNDTEFTKAQEMLEQTYNGLMHLSLSCNAQQREQLNRMRLQLQQLQNQMTLLDH; the protein is encoded by the coding sequence GTGGCAACGAGAGATTCAGTAGAACAGTTCATTCAACAATGCGAAGATGCTATACGTTATGCAGAAGACCAATATAGTAACGCGGAACAACAAGAGCATTATAATGACACAGAATTTACGAAGGCACAAGAAATGTTAGAACAAACATATAATGGCCTGATGCACTTATCATTAAGTTGTAATGCACAACAAAGAGAGCAATTAAATCGAATGAGACTGCAGTTACAGCAACTTCAAAATCAAATGACATTATTAGACCATTAA
- a CDS encoding sigma-54 interaction domain-containing protein, with product MKVRGTRLTDEMIDTIIANAFEGIVVVDEKGYIVYMNESYSNFVEVENDVAIGKHVTEVIENTRMHLVVQSGKEELADLQYIRGNYMIANRIPIFNKQGKVIGAFGTILFRDTSEWDKMNSHVKSMMSRIQNYLQEYESQTGVKYSLEDIIGDSEVIVSLKNKVKQIAPSDVSVLIRGESGTGKELFAHSIHQLSNRSSMPFIKVNCAAIPEHLLESELFGYEDGAFTGAKKGGKKGKFQLADGGTLFLDEIGDMSLPMQIKLLRALQEGEVEPIGASRPIKVDVRIIAATNRPLEKMIEEKRFREDLYYRIHVIPFYIPSLRDRKEDLPILANHFLRKISKRTGKRVRNISPEVLQIFSKSPWPGNIRELENVIQAAVHFSVGETLLIQSLPDYFKDSFTINLGVKTLKETLEETEKQVIIGAIEKNDGDKLLAAKQLGISKSSLYEKIKKYKITV from the coding sequence ATGAAAGTGCGCGGTACTCGCTTAACGGATGAAATGATAGATACGATTATTGCAAATGCGTTTGAAGGAATCGTCGTAGTAGATGAAAAAGGATATATCGTTTATATGAATGAAAGTTATAGTAACTTTGTAGAGGTTGAAAATGACGTAGCTATTGGAAAACATGTAACGGAAGTAATAGAAAATACCCGTATGCATCTTGTTGTGCAGTCTGGTAAAGAAGAACTTGCTGACCTTCAATACATAAGAGGCAATTACATGATTGCAAATAGAATCCCAATCTTTAACAAGCAAGGAAAAGTAATAGGAGCTTTTGGAACAATCCTTTTTCGAGATACGAGTGAATGGGATAAGATGAATAGTCACGTAAAGAGTATGATGTCAAGAATTCAAAATTATCTACAGGAATATGAATCACAAACAGGTGTGAAGTATTCGTTAGAAGATATCATTGGGGATTCGGAAGTCATCGTATCTTTAAAGAATAAGGTTAAACAAATTGCCCCTAGTGATGTGTCTGTATTAATTAGAGGTGAAAGCGGAACAGGAAAAGAGCTATTTGCCCACAGTATTCATCAGTTAAGTAACCGCAGCAGTATGCCATTTATTAAAGTGAATTGTGCAGCTATTCCAGAACACTTGTTAGAATCAGAACTGTTTGGTTATGAAGATGGGGCTTTTACTGGTGCTAAAAAAGGTGGTAAAAAAGGAAAGTTTCAATTAGCTGATGGTGGTACTTTATTTCTTGATGAGATAGGTGATATGTCGTTGCCTATGCAAATAAAGTTGCTTAGAGCTCTACAAGAAGGGGAAGTGGAGCCTATCGGGGCGAGTAGGCCAATAAAAGTGGATGTTAGAATTATTGCAGCAACGAATCGGCCGTTAGAAAAAATGATAGAAGAAAAAAGATTTCGAGAAGATCTATATTATCGAATTCATGTTATCCCTTTTTATATCCCATCATTACGTGATAGAAAAGAAGACTTACCGATTTTAGCTAATCATTTTTTGAGGAAAATTAGTAAAAGAACGGGAAAAAGAGTAAGAAATATTTCTCCTGAAGTTTTACAAATTTTCTCTAAATCTCCTTGGCCAGGAAATATTCGTGAGTTAGAAAATGTAATACAAGCAGCCGTTCACTTTTCGGTAGGGGAAACGTTATTAATACAATCTCTGCCGGATTATTTTAAAGACTCCTTTACAATAAATTTAGGAGTGAAAACGTTAAAGGAAACGTTAGAAGAAACAGAAAAACAAGTAATTATCGGTGCGATAGAAAAAAATGATGGAGATA
- a CDS encoding class I SAM-dependent methyltransferase — protein MKLERVLPYSKKLLTLALSQGDIAIDATVGNGHDTLFLARLVGDSGHVYGFDIQKEALTNTSTLLQKEDVTNVTLIHDSHANVSQHLEASLHHKIKAAIFNLGYLPGGDKTITTTPDSTVNAINRLLKIMPSEGLIILVVYHGHPEGAVERDALLEYVSTIEQKQANVLQYRFLNQVNAPPFIIAIEKK, from the coding sequence ATGAAATTAGAACGTGTATTACCTTATAGTAAAAAGTTATTAACATTAGCTCTAAGCCAAGGTGATATTGCTATAGACGCAACAGTAGGTAATGGACATGATACATTATTTCTCGCTCGATTAGTCGGTGACAGCGGGCACGTTTATGGCTTTGATATACAAAAAGAAGCGCTAACTAATACATCCACCCTATTACAAAAAGAGGATGTAACGAACGTAACACTTATTCATGATAGTCATGCCAATGTATCACAACACTTAGAAGCATCACTGCATCACAAAATAAAAGCTGCTATATTTAATTTAGGCTATTTACCTGGTGGAGATAAAACAATTACAACAACGCCTGATAGTACGGTAAACGCTATTAATAGGCTCTTGAAAATTATGCCTTCAGAAGGTTTAATTATTTTAGTTGTTTATCATGGACATCCTGAAGGAGCAGTAGAACGAGACGCACTTCTTGAATACGTGAGTACAATTGAACAAAAGCAAGCTAATGTTCTACAATATCGGTTCCTAAATCAAGTGAATGCTCCTCCCTTCATTATAGCTATTGAAAAAAAATAA
- the qoxA gene encoding cytochrome aa3 quinol oxidase subunit II, with protein MRFKWAILFFVLTIATVLTGCEQMIVLDPKGPQAAVQARDIILSAGIMLFIVLVVFGMLIYMLVKYRASKQGDDYEPPHIEGSPLVEAIFIGIPIVIVAFLSVVSVQSNYKVEAPPEGYEAEPLVIYAASSNWKWHFSYPEEDIETLNYLYIPTDRPLEFKIYSFGTISSFWIPQLGGQKYGMADMVNTLHLAADVPGEYMGRNANFNGEGFAENTFNVKAMSQAEFDKWIEDVKNTAQPLTEEKFTELLEHGHLGQMTFTGTHLSFLPPPEGEHGGHNHGSSSTNNDHDDHDKDEEHHHH; from the coding sequence ATGAGATTTAAATGGGCTATTTTATTTTTTGTTCTTACTATTGCAACTGTGTTAACAGGTTGTGAGCAAATGATAGTACTAGACCCGAAAGGTCCACAAGCAGCCGTTCAGGCAAGAGATATCATACTTTCAGCTGGAATTATGTTATTTATTGTCCTCGTAGTATTCGGAATGTTAATTTATATGCTTGTGAAATATCGTGCTTCAAAACAAGGTGACGATTATGAGCCACCACATATTGAAGGAAGCCCGCTTGTAGAGGCAATTTTTATTGGTATTCCAATTGTAATCGTTGCGTTCTTATCGGTCGTTTCTGTTCAAAGTAACTATAAAGTAGAGGCTCCACCCGAAGGTTATGAAGCGGAGCCACTAGTTATTTATGCAGCTTCTTCTAACTGGAAATGGCACTTTAGCTATCCAGAAGAGGATATAGAAACTTTAAACTACTTATATATTCCAACAGACCGTCCACTTGAGTTTAAAATATATTCATTTGGAACGATATCAAGTTTTTGGATTCCACAATTAGGTGGACAAAAATATGGAATGGCTGACATGGTTAATACGTTGCACTTAGCAGCAGACGTTCCTGGTGAGTATATGGGAAGAAACGCCAATTTCAACGGTGAAGGGTTTGCCGAAAATACGTTTAATGTGAAAGCAATGTCTCAAGCAGAGTTTGATAAATGGATAGAAGACGTGAAGAATACTGCTCAACCTCTTACGGAGGAGAAGTTTACTGAGCTTCTAGAACATGGGCATCTTGGACAAATGACTTTTACAGGAACCCACTTATCGTTCTTACCGCCTCCTGAAGGAGAACATGGTGGACATAATCACGGTTCAAGTAGTACAAACAACGATCATGATGATCACGATAAAGATGAAGAACATCATCACCATTAA
- the qoxD gene encoding cytochrome aa3 quinol oxidase subunit IV, with protein MKELFPLKQVMGFIFSLVLTAVALAVLLFDMSFAVGMTILLVTAFIQAGLQLILFMHAGESNDKASIYTNVLYGIIIAIVTILGTMLTMVWGYV; from the coding sequence ATGAAAGAGTTATTTCCTCTCAAGCAAGTAATGGGCTTTATTTTTTCATTAGTTTTGACCGCAGTAGCGTTAGCTGTCTTACTGTTTGATATGTCTTTTGCTGTAGGGATGACTATTCTTTTAGTAACAGCTTTCATTCAAGCTGGTCTACAGTTAATACTGTTTATGCACGCTGGTGAATCAAACGATAAAGCATCCATTTATACAAACGTGTTATATGGGATCATTATTGCAATTGTTACTATTTTAGGTACAATGCTTACAATGGTTTGGGGTTATGTTTAA
- a CDS encoding MDR family MFS transporter, with product MPKALWLLVLGMAINVTGSSFLWPLNTIYIHDILGKSLSVAGLVLMLNAGASVIGNLTGGYLFDKIGGYKSILLGIGITIVALIGMTFNHSWTYYIIFLTIIGFGSGIVFPSMYAMAGSVWKEGGRKPFNAMYVSQNVGVAIGAALGGLVADYRFDYIFLANTVTYVIFLAIAIWGYKGIVANPSKQTTLLNQTTKIKDYTKLYALLTVSVGYFLCWVGYVQWQTTISTHTQGLGISLKQYSLLWTINGALIVFAQPIISYIVNRFTKTLKMQINVGLIIFMVSFAVVGVAEQYMAFVAAMIILTIGEMFVWPAIPTVANELAPKGREGFYQGIVNSIATGGRMIGPLFGGLLVDFYGMNMLFMILIILMFIGIFTTTIYDRKIKQREQGTTKLTKSVS from the coding sequence ATGCCAAAAGCCCTTTGGTTACTCGTATTAGGAATGGCTATAAATGTAACAGGAAGCTCCTTTTTATGGCCATTAAATACTATATATATACATGATATTCTAGGTAAGTCACTCTCTGTTGCTGGACTTGTTCTTATGTTAAATGCAGGTGCAAGTGTTATCGGTAATTTAACAGGGGGTTATTTGTTCGACAAAATTGGTGGCTATAAGTCGATATTATTAGGGATAGGGATAACGATTGTAGCCTTAATTGGAATGACGTTCAATCATTCATGGACTTACTATATTATCTTTCTAACAATTATCGGTTTTGGTTCAGGGATTGTCTTTCCTTCTATGTACGCGATGGCCGGTTCGGTTTGGAAAGAGGGGGGGCGTAAACCATTCAATGCAATGTACGTATCCCAAAATGTCGGGGTTGCTATCGGTGCGGCACTTGGCGGATTAGTTGCAGATTATCGTTTTGACTATATATTTTTAGCAAATACAGTTACGTATGTAATATTTTTAGCTATTGCTATATGGGGATATAAAGGGATTGTCGCAAATCCATCCAAACAAACGACTTTATTAAATCAAACAACTAAAATAAAAGATTATACGAAGCTATATGCGCTATTAACGGTAAGTGTTGGATACTTCTTATGTTGGGTAGGTTACGTGCAGTGGCAAACTACCATTTCGACCCATACGCAAGGGTTAGGAATTTCTTTAAAACAATACAGTCTCCTATGGACAATAAATGGGGCGCTAATCGTTTTTGCTCAACCAATCATATCTTATATTGTTAATAGGTTTACAAAAACGTTAAAAATGCAAATAAACGTCGGTTTAATCATTTTTATGGTATCCTTTGCGGTAGTTGGAGTAGCAGAGCAGTACATGGCATTCGTTGCAGCAATGATTATACTTACAATAGGAGAAATGTTTGTTTGGCCAGCTATCCCAACAGTAGCAAATGAGCTTGCTCCTAAAGGGAGAGAAGGTTTTTATCAAGGTATTGTCAATAGTATTGCAACTGGTGGCAGAATGATTGGTCCTTTATTTGGTGGCTTACTCGTTGACTTTTATGGAATGAATATGCTGTTTATGATCCTAATAATATTAATGTTTATTGGTATATTTACAACAACAATATACGATCGGAAAATTAAACAAAGAGAACAAGGTACTACAAAATTAACGAAAAGTGTGTCTTAA